In Salvelinus alpinus chromosome 36, SLU_Salpinus.1, whole genome shotgun sequence, the genomic stretch TCAGAGAGGAGACGTGGACCAATCCCAAACGCcggcccaccaccccacctccccctcctcagcatccctccacccctccctcttctccacccCACTCCTCCATCGCTTCCTCCTCCACTtcaccctcctccacctccctcccacatcatctcccctcctccacttccctctccccacccccccagcGAGACTCCTCCTCCCCGGAGCCAGATTCCACCAATGAGAGCCTGCCATTTGTCTACCACAGCAGCAGCTTAGACTCTCGTATTGAGATGCTCCTGAAAGAGCAGAAAGCTAAGTTCTCCTTCCTGCCCTCCGatgaagatgaggaagaggacaggaaggaagaaaggcagagagagaaggtggcagcagcaggagagggaggagcagcAGGCGAGGGCAGGAGCAATAAGCAGAGGGAGCAGGATGGGGAGAAAGACAGGCGGAGGAGACAAGGAGGAGATGGAGGCCagcagaggaggaaaggagagagggatagagacggCCGTAGAGGGAGGAAGCAGAGAacgggggaagaggggaggaagagtcCCACTGTAGTAGCACAAGCTAccgcctcctcctccaccttctctCCCCGCGTCCCCACCACAGATGACCATACTAGTCTCCATGGAACAGGACCTCTGCAGGAGGAGACAGCCCAACCTGAGCCTATTGATCCAAGGACCAGACAAGGGGCACAGACACCCCCCTACAACGGAAAGAGTCAGGTAAGAACATCTTACTCTGTTAATAGAAATATTGTAGGAATCAGATTGTATGGAAACGTTGGTGTATTGTTAGCAGGGATTGTCAGTTGATGCAAAAGTGTGGGAAATTTGTGaattctctcctctttccttcctgCAGTCATCCCCTCATTCCTCTGGGGAAGACATGGAGATCTCCGACGAGGATGAAGAACACACCATTACAGCAGTGACCACCCACCACGCCACTCCTTCCTCCGTCTCTTCTCCATCTTCATCCCAGGCCCCCCTGCCCTCCCAGACAGacccctctgcctccccctctgaCCCCACACAGCACTTTGGCACGTCCATGCCTGCTCCACCCATCCCCTCTTAcccccctcacctccctcccccGGGCTTTTCCCTgcagccccctccacccccctgcATCCCCCCACCGCTGGGCCACATGGAGCTGCACTCTGAGTACCCTCCTCCCATGCCCCCACACATGTATGACTATGCCAGCAGTATGGAGCTGATGAACCAGTACAGTGGCGGAGCCCCCATGTCCTTCCAGATGCAGACCCAGATGCTGAGTCGGCTGCACCAGCTGAGGATGTCTTCTAATGGCACCGCTGCCCCTGGCGACGCCCCCCCTTCAGACTACTACCACTCCATGCCCCCTCCCCCACACCCCCACCACCCCTACATGGACCAAGAAGGGGGTGGCTACGACCAGGACCAGCACTACATGTCCCCCCACTTGCCCTACGCCTACCCTGGCCCCTCTCAGATGCCCCACCACCACGCCATCCCCCCTCCACACACGGGCTGGGCCCCGCATGTCTTACCCGAACACTACGCATACCACACccctccgccctatgggactatgCCTCCTGTGGGGGGAGAGGCCCagtacggggcggagggggaccCCCAAATGCCCCTGCTAACAGAGAACCCCCACGAGGCCACAGTGCAGCTGGTGCTGGCCACCCTCATCCAGGAGATGAAGAGCATCATGCAGAGGGACCTCAACCGCAAGATGGTGGAGAACATCGCCTTTGGAACCTTTGACGAGTGGTGGGAGCGCAAGGAGACCAAAGCCAAGGTAAGAGAGTGGAACAACATGTTCAGAAAGCACAGAAAAAACGCCCTATACTACATACCTGGTTTGGGGAGTTAGTGAGGTAACTTTGGGCAACCCTtgagttcaactcgggataacTGGTACCATGAAAGTGACTCACCCTTCagccaggtacatttctatggcaactaatccttcagaactaacctgcagGCTAACTCGGGGCTAACTCCATTTATCCTGAATAAAGTGTCTGCCATGAGTTGAGGACCAAATaaatcagattccctccctctcgtcaagatttcctccctccatcatccccCTCATTTTATTAATCAAATGTCTTTTTGTATGTTAAACATAAATGTTAAAATACCTATCGCATTACAATTAGTAATGACAGAATGCATTTGAAACTTGACGCACAATAAAACTTTTATCTATATAAAGGTGTttgtgcattgataagcacaccaaagaTGGCATTAACACCATAGCCTGTTGAATTTGCAAGATAACCTTTCTAGCAATTTGATTTTGGTACAAATAAAAATGTGTCACTTACTCacccatggattgatgtttcagtATTGTCTCGAGTTTGTCGTTCGATTAGCCACGTGCAACATGCACacgcagttacaagcctgctagagttagcggCAGGCGGACAAGCAATATCCACCCTTGTATTACGGATGAAgtctgagctggaatgtgaagctaactgaaaccctgagtagatctagcttgcatCGTAGTATACCCATCTGGTCAATTTAAATGGGTTTCTGATTTCCGTTTTTCAAGTCGTACATGGTTTTCCtgttattgttttttttaaatccattatttGATTTGCTGTGATACCCATTGGCTTTTGTAAAACCacatctgtcctccctccccagcCGTTCCAGACCATGGTTCGGGGTGTGGCTGCAGTGAGGGACGAGGACAAGAAGGAGGAGAACAAGGCCAGCAGCAAGCCCCGGGAGCCCCTCATGTCTCTGGTGGACTGGGCCAAGAGTGGAGGAATGGAAGGCTTCTCACTGAGAGGGGCGCTACGACTTCCCTCATTCAAGGTAAACAAGTACACAGAGGCAGCAGTTGGAACTCGGGAATTGTCAGTTACTGATGTACATACATTTTTGTACTGTGCATAGGAAATAGAGATGGATTAGTActgtacatgtatagacattacactaatacatgcatagacattacactaatacatgttcatgtatagacattacacaaatacatgttcatgtatagacattacacaaatacatgttcatgtatagacattacactaatacatgttcatgtatagacattacacaaatacatgttcatgtatagacattacacaaatacatgtacatgtatagacattacacaaatacatgtacatgtatagacattacacaaatacatgtacatgtatagacattacacaaatacatgttcatgtatagacattacactaatacatgtatagacattacactaatacatgtatagacattacactaatacatgtatagacattacactaatacatgtatagacattacactaatacatgtatagacattacactaatacatgcatagacattacactaatacatgtatagacattacactaatacatgtacatgt encodes the following:
- the LOC139565097 gene encoding histone-lysine N-methyltransferase SETD1A-like; the protein is MDPDSEPDTQRALSLQWKSYKLVQDPAIRRVNNKIYRYDGVHFSVPDSGFPPVGDLRDPRPRRIWSRHTEMALPVPKFKLDEFYVGPIPLKEVTFARLNDNIKEPFLAEMCAKFGEVEEMEILFHPKTRKHLGLARVLFTSTRGAKDTVKHLHNTSVMGNIIHAQLDIKGQQRQKYYDLIVSGSYTPQTVPTGGKALTERFQLPAPTQPDTSSDIRRRLSSEIAGLAVGLAAGVPALTPGSTTPCSVDTGFSEQRLDTTPSSMGGPYTPGSSASSQGGGTPYTPRSVSQDSGYAVARQVGYSAGPLTSGYPPQDMLPSSSCSSSTVSSSVGTYKAPRYSEDPHAPPQDPYQRCRPTYPPTGPFRPNEPPLYPTYPNAGGAGQHMAHHPAMPPPPPAPQYEQPSLADRDRERDRDSGGRYGAGGIGSRRSSYQEANSSSKYSHHSHHSERERGYRRDSLGSREHGRHRNHHSHNHSSSSSSSSSSRRRSSHDRDSRERDRDSDYSNSSDPRFNSNSHRSSSNSLSPPPSAYPSYSSSKDQPPPHNPSVSSRLEPSSVYRAQPSGAGSGERGSVSDKDPRSHHTPLPPPPPPPLPPASVIAAAVAETLSALDFGQESPVREETWTNPKRRPTTPPPPPQHPSTPPSSPPHSSIASSSTSPSSTSLPHHLPSSTSLSPPPQRDSSSPEPDSTNESLPFVYHSSSLDSRIEMLLKEQKAKFSFLPSDEDEEEDRKEERQREKVAAAGEGGAAGEGRSNKQREQDGEKDRRRRQGGDGGQQRRKGERDRDGRRGRKQRTGEEGRKSPTVVAQATASSSTFSPRVPTTDDHTSLHGTGPLQEETAQPEPIDPRTRQGAQTPPYNGKSQSSPHSSGEDMEISDEDEEHTITAVTTHHATPSSVSSPSSSQAPLPSQTDPSASPSDPTQHFGTSMPAPPIPSYPPHLPPPGFSLQPPPPPCIPPPLGHMELHSEYPPPMPPHMYDYASSMELMNQYSGGAPMSFQMQTQMLSRLHQLRMSSNGTAAPGDAPPSDYYHSMPPPPHPHHPYMDQEGGGYDQDQHYMSPHLPYAYPGPSQMPHHHAIPPPHTGWAPHVLPEHYAYHTPPPYGTMPPVGGEAQYGAEGDPQMPLLTENPHEATVQLVLATLIQEMKSIMQRDLNRKMVENIAFGTFDEWWERKETKAKPFQTMVRGVAAVRDEDKKEENKASSKPREPLMSLVDWAKSGGMEGFSLRGALRLPSFKVNKYTEAAVGTRELSVTDVHTFLYCA